From Syntrophorhabdus sp.:
ATTGAGCAGGATCTGCTCTATCTGCACCTGGTCTCCCCGTATCATTGCCCTTGTGTCGGCGTATCCGGCTTCAAGAGCCACTACCTTGTCAAAGGTGTTCTCGCATATGTGAAGCACGTTCTTCACGACGACATTGAGGTCGACGGGCGAGAACGAGGCTTCCTTCCTGCTCGAGAGGGTCAGGAGCTGTTTGACCACATCCGCGGCACGGCTGCTCGCCCTGTCTATGGTTACCAGCATTTCCGACAGCTCTTCGGCGGGGATGGCAGCGCCTGACTTCAGCTTGTACTGGAGAAGGGAGACGTTCCCGATGATGCTCCCCAAAATGTTGTTGAAATCATGGGCTATTCCGCTCGCAAGCGTGCCGATGGTCTCCATCTTCTGCGCCTGCTGCAGGAGGCTCTCCTTCTTCTCAAGCTCCGTCACGTCATCCATCCTGATGACCACACCACTGATACCGTCCGCCACGAGGGGATAGATGGACACATCCTTGTAGGTCGTTTCTTCGCGGTCGAACCGGTGACTGTAGAGATGCACGGCCTCGTTGGTCTCCATGATCCCCTCGATAGCCTCCTTGAAGCTGTCGAAAAAGTCCGTTGCCCGCCACAGGTTCTTTCCCAGCACGTCTCCGGACGGGATGCCCGTCGCTGTCTCCGTCGCGTGATTCCATTGCGTGACGGTGCCTTCACGGTCGATGGAAACGAGCATGGATGGCATGGATTCGATAATGTTGCCCAGGTAGCCCCGTGTTCTGCGCAATTCCTCCTCGTTCCGTTCTATCTCGCGGAGCATGTCGGCTATGCTCTCATAGAGTATGCCAATCTCGTCGTTCGACCTCTTCTTCAGTTTGGCCGAGTAGTCCCTGTCCTTCGTGATGTGCCGCGACACGTCCGCGAGGGTCAGGATAGGGGCTATAAGCATTTTTTTCACGACCACGAATATGACCACGATCATGGAAAGGCCGATGAGCGTGAAGGCCACGGTCAGGTTGAATCGCCTGAGAAGGATCTCGGCGTTCACGAAGCGCTCGGTGTAAAAGATCTCAAAAAAACCAACGATGGACTCACGGTGAAAGACGGCATAGTAGACCTTCCGGATGTCTTCTGCGCCTTTGGGTATGATGAATATGGCCGGGAGGGTAACGTCGTCGCCGATCTCCATGGTATCGGGGTTCTTCCCCAGGCTGTCCACGAATCTCCCGGATTCATCGTAGATGTTGACGGCAACGATGTCCCTGTTCGTCAGTAGTGCCCGGTTGATATAGGCGATCTCCGTTCTCGCCATCTGCCACATGGGATTTGCGTAGGCAAGCCGGCCCATCTCACCCAGGTTCGACACCGTATCCTGCAGCTCTTTCTTCAGCGCCTGTTTGTTTCTCCTGTCGAAATAGAGGATGGACAGGATGCTGATCGCAGACACGGCAACGATCAGTATGATTATGAGCTTGGCGAGGATCCTTCTCCTGAATATGTCCACAGATGTTTCCTTTACCTCAAGGGCCCTTGCATGGAAGTCGGTCAAGCTGGCCCTTTTCTATCATTCTCGGCGAATCGCAAGAAAAATCAACTGCCGGAGGCCTTCTCCTTCTGGTGGGTCGATTCGGAACGGGAAACCCCGTATTTTCGCAGTATGTCTCTGTACTCACCGGTGTCTTTGAAGTCTTTGAGGTTTCTGGAAAACTCCGCAGCCAGCTGCTGGAGCCCGAGTCTCCTGGAGAAGCCCGCATAGAGCTTCCGGCTATGGATGGGGGGATTGAGAAAACGGATCGATCCCGCAACGCCAAGGCTGCCGGCGACACTCCTGATGACCGCCTCGTTCTCGATGCCGAGATGCAATCTGCCACTGACGACCATGTTGACAAGCCGCCTGGTGTTCAGCACTTCTTCCTTCTTCAGGTAATCCGCATTGTCGAAGGCCGCCCCGTAGCTGAAGCCAGGGATGACACCGATGGTGTATCCCCTCAGGTCTTTCAAGGAGCCCCCGTACCGGACCTGAGTGCCCGCCCTGGTGAAGAGGGAGGTCCGGGAGATACTGAGGTGCTCACCGGGGAATACCGTGTATCGCCCGCGTTCCGGGGTCTTGAGGACCGATATGAGCACATGGGCATGACCCTCCTCGAGCATCTTGAGGCACCGCTTAAAGGGAAACTGCGCAAACACGGCCTCGATACCCATCCTCTTCATCACCGCCCTGAAGATGTCTATCTCAAATCCTCCGGCGCCGTTATCCTGCTTGTACGTGTACGGGTACCATTCCGTGTAGACGACGGTCAGTTTTTCAGGATGGCTGTCCCCGGCCAGGACCGCGTTGCTGAACGCAAACACCAGGAAAAAGACCGCGGATATGCGCAGGACCTGCCCTGTCATAAGAACTTGTACCATATTACCGGCCCCATTGCCACCCGGCATTTCTCCTTCCAGCCGACATCGAGCCATCGATCCGCTTGCCATTTCCTTCAAGTGATATTACAATCTGAGATCACAACAGGCGGGACGGTCCCAAAAAACGTGGCCGAGCCGCGTCACCATGGGAGTGAAACAAGGAATGAAGAATACAACCAATTCCCTCATCTGCCGGGTCATCATCGTCATCGTCCTTTTTGCCTCGACTGTGATAGCAGGGGAAAAGGGATCCCCGGAAGATACCTTGAAGCAGTTCTTCGATGATCAAAAGGCAGGGATGGAAACGATCGCCGACCGTTCAGCGGCGATGAAGGACCACGTCTCTTCCCTCAAGGATGTCAATGTCCGCTACAAGAATGGAAACACCCTGCTCCATTACGCTGCCAACAGGGGATACCTGGATGTGGCTGCCCTGCTTCTGAAGAAAGGGGCGGACATCAACGCGCGCGACAAGGACGGACGGACGCCCCTGCATGAAGCGATGGCCTATCGCCGGTACGACGTCGCCCGGTTCCTTATTGAGAATGGCGCCGATATGAGCCTCAGGAACAAAGACGGTGACACCCCGCTCATCAGTGTGGTATTCATGGATGACAAAAAACGCGCCGTCGACCTCGTCAATTTCTTCATAGTGAAAGGCTTCGACGTCAGCCGCTCCGCGGACGCGAGGCTTCTCAACGAATCCATCCGAAGAGGCCACCATGACGTCGCCGCCGTCCTTTTGGAAAAGGGCGTCGTCTACAATGAGTCGTCACTTCCTGACGCGGCGTCGATGGGATATGAGGACATCTTTGCCGTCCTTCTCTCCCGTGGGGCGGACCCCGGGGGCAAGGATATCCTTCGCGCCGCCGCTGCCTCCGGGAACGTCGGCATCCTGAAAACCTTGCTGGAAAAAGGCCGGAGACCAACCGCGGAGGATGTTGACCTCGCGCTCTACAAGGGAAGGCGGGATGCCGCCGTCCTTCTCAACGACGTGCTGAAAGGATCGGGAGATCAGGGGGTCGACATCACGGCACGATGCCGGATGAAACCGGACCCCGGACCGTGCATGGCCCTTTTCCACGCGGGGTACTATGACGAGATAGCAGGGGCATGCAGATCCTTCACCTACGGAGGATGCGGCGGAACGGTGCCCTTCGAGACGCAGGATGCCTGCAAAAGGATATGTGAGAGCGAAAAGTGACGGGTAATGAAAACCACAACCGGACAAAGGGGAGCATATGAAGATCCAGTTTACGAAGAAACAGTTTGAAACGCTGCTGAAGGCCGTATACATGGGCACGAGAACGGTCAACACCTACGAAGATGACCTCGAAGACAATGAGTATGCTGAACTCCAGAAATACATCTTCGGGTTCGCCAGAGACTTCGGGCTTGAAGAATACGCCGATTATGACGAAAAACAGAAGGTGGCCTGGCCTTCGGCCACTCTCGAAGAAGACGAAACCTTGAATGAGCTCATCGACCGCTACGACGACTTCACCTTCCTCGACAAACTCATCTACAACCTGGCGGGGCGGGACATGCTCGACAAGCACGGTCCCAAGGCGCTGGAAAAGATGTCCGACGACGAGTTCTTCAAGGAGGAAGAGGCCTTCGCCGAAAAGTACCGGAAAGAGTTCGCGAAGAACGGCATAAAGAACCTCACGGTATCCGGGGGAAAATAAGGCCGTTCAATTGCCTGTGACGACCTTTGCCATTGCGGCGGCCCTGAGATCTCCCGGCATTTTCTCTATGGCGTAGCGCAGGGCGGTGCGTGGCATTTTCGCCCTGTTCATCATAACCCAGTCAAAGACGGCTTGCCGGTGCGCCTGGCTGGCAACTTTGAGCATCCAACCGTAGCCTTTCTGCACCATGTCGTCATCGTCGGTCAGGAGAATGCCTGCGATATCGAGGACGTTGGCGAGAAACCTGCCTTCTCTCGCGGGAACAATGAGAGAAACCGCTGCCGCGCGGCGGACCCAGCGGTTTCCGGACAGGGCCCATCTTTTCAGGTCGTCCAGATATTCGGGGTACATCTCGATAAAGGCTCCCACCGAATGATTGCACAGGGTATCGCAGGATGCCCAGTTAGTAACATATCTGTTCACCCATTTCTCGAAAACCTCGAAATCACCGGGTTCGTACTCCTTGCGGACGCGGTAGGACCAGTCACAGGCGATGAAAGACTCCTCCATATACCCGGACTCCCACAGCCCCTCGCAAAGACGAAAGGTTGCGGCTTTCCCCGCCCCTTTGATGTCTTTGTAGTATTTCCTTGCCATGCTCCTCACAGCCGCGGTCTTCAACCCGTAAAGCCTCACTTCCTCCCTGAAGAACCTCAGTCCGCTCTCCCGTATCGCTTCATCCGCGTTCTCCCTGAGTTCACCGCGTATCCTCTCCAAAACATTCAGGTCCATCGGGAACCTCCTTATCTATATCGAATCGTGAAGAA
This genomic window contains:
- a CDS encoding response regulator, yielding MDIFRRRILAKLIIILIVAVSAISILSILYFDRRNKQALKKELQDTVSNLGEMGRLAYANPMWQMARTEIAYINRALLTNRDIVAVNIYDESGRFVDSLGKNPDTMEIGDDVTLPAIFIIPKGAEDIRKVYYAVFHRESIVGFFEIFYTERFVNAEILLRRFNLTVAFTLIGLSMIVVIFVVVKKMLIAPILTLADVSRHITKDRDYSAKLKKRSNDEIGILYESIADMLREIERNEEELRRTRGYLGNIIESMPSMLVSIDREGTVTQWNHATETATGIPSGDVLGKNLWRATDFFDSFKEAIEGIMETNEAVHLYSHRFDREETTYKDVSIYPLVADGISGVVIRMDDVTELEKKESLLQQAQKMETIGTLASGIAHDFNNILGSIIGNVSLLQYKLKSGAAIPAEELSEMLVTIDRASSRAADVVKQLLTLSSRKEASFSPVDLNVVVKNVLHICENTFDKVVALEAGYADTRAMIRGDQVQIEQILLNLCINASHALTIMRGEGGKEGGRITISVNRINPDRPFLSRHPGAVPEPYWLLSVEDNGVGIPEDMLPKIFDPFFTTKGAGRGTGLGLAVVYNIIRQHSGFIDVISSPGVGTIFNCFLPCLEGVGLEAGSGREQGPPRGEGVVLIVDDEASMREVAGSILQELGYKVLLAQDGDEAIEIFREGKDEIDMVLLDVIMPKRSGRQVYVEMKRIDPGVKVLFASGYWQDDGDEDLTSLDDAHFIQKPYTLQAIAEAVRKRMT
- a CDS encoding transporter substrate-binding domain-containing protein translates to MVQVLMTGQVLRISAVFFLVFAFSNAVLAGDSHPEKLTVVYTEWYPYTYKQDNGAGGFEIDIFRAVMKRMGIEAVFAQFPFKRCLKMLEEGHAHVLISVLKTPERGRYTVFPGEHLSISRTSLFTRAGTQVRYGGSLKDLRGYTIGVIPGFSYGAAFDNADYLKKEEVLNTRRLVNMVVSGRLHLGIENEAVIRSVAGSLGVAGSIRFLNPPIHSRKLYAGFSRRLGLQQLAAEFSRNLKDFKDTGEYRDILRKYGVSRSESTHQKEKASGS
- a CDS encoding DNA alkylation repair protein, yielding MDLNVLERIRGELRENADEAIRESGLRFFREEVRLYGLKTAAVRSMARKYYKDIKGAGKAATFRLCEGLWESGYMEESFIACDWSYRVRKEYEPGDFEVFEKWVNRYVTNWASCDTLCNHSVGAFIEMYPEYLDDLKRWALSGNRWVRRAAAVSLIVPAREGRFLANVLDIAGILLTDDDDMVQKGYGWMLKVASQAHRQAVFDWVMMNRAKMPRTALRYAIEKMPGDLRAAAMAKVVTGN